In Platichthys flesus chromosome 6, fPlaFle2.1, whole genome shotgun sequence, the genomic stretch CAGAGAGGTCAAGAACACCCAAACTGGCTTCTGCTGTGTCCAAAAGCACGATGAATATTGAGCCTAGGCCTACTGAAAGAATACTGAATGGGGACATTTTTTCAGATGTGACACCTGCAGCTAAACCAATTCAACAAAGTATAACAAGGTCAAAATCAGAGCCTTCTCTGATCCCAGAAAAGAACAAAACTGCTCCAGCTGGTCCTGAAACACATCAAACTCATACGTCTGAGCCAACAACATCAGCAGTAACTTCTGACAGCTGTCAGAGGCCCAAGACTCCAACTTTTGAGGCATCGCGGCTTATGACCACCTCACCTGGCTTCAAAAGACCAAAAACACCAACTGGTTTATCATCTGTTGCTTTTCAAAGACCTAGAACCCCAACCCAGGGGGCTCATAAGTCTGCCTATCGTGGATTGACACCAGCAGAATACACTGCTCATGGTGGCATCAAAACTTACTCTCCAGCCTTTGGTATCACAGGTTCTAAGACATCAAATGAAGAGTTGGTTAAAGTTGAAAAAGAGGAATCAGCAGTTGATAAAACACTGAGTCAAGAACCATCTGTGAAAGAACCTTCAATAACTGAGGTGTCTAAAGTGAAAGACACCCCCAAAGATGTAGATGAACCCCATCTAAGAGAGGTGCATGTTTCCACCACCCCTTCAATCCCTATAATTGTTGTTTCAGAGGCATCTGACACTTTAGGAACAATGTTAACACTAGAGACAAGTACGCTATCTAGTCAGGCTACAATAGTACAAGAAGAAACAGTGATTCAACAAACACCAAAGACTAAACCTCCAAAACCAGATGTGAAAAGTCTGAAAAAGGAAGAAACCCAAGTTAAAAAAGACATCAAACCAAAGACAAAAACCCCAGAAACCACAGGTCCTCTGCCGAAAGGTGGTGTCCAAGACCCTCTGAAGGCGGTGAGGAAACTTTTAGGCATAGATAAAGTTCAGACTGTAGAGAAGAAAGCTGTAACTGAGGCAAAAGGTGATGTCTCAGAACAAAAAGTGAAACCTGTAACTGCCATCGCAACTGAAGCTCAAAGCTCAAAGCCAAGCACGGCAGCACCTGCTCTGCCTGCTAAAGCACCTGCTACTGCATCAacagaaagtgatgaaaaaggaaaagataagACAGTAGTTAAAACTGTACTTGAGAAAAAGGAAAGCGATGAGACCCTCCTTCCAGCTGAACCCCTTCTTAAGGTCATACAAAAGCCAAAAGGAGTGAAATCAAAACTGAGTGGTTGGTCACGACTGAAGAAGCACATGGTAGTGGAGCAAGAGGAGCCCAGATTTCCTGAAAATGTCTCTCAGAAGGAGACAACTGGGCAGGACCAGAATAAGGTGAAGGAATGTGAAGAGAAGGCCAAAGACGGGCCTGACACTCAACACACAAGCCAAACCGCAGAAGCTCCCAAGGCAACTGTAATGTGGGAAGCTGTCCTCTTCCAAATGTTTTCCACCAAAGAGAACATCATGCAGCAGATCGAGTTAAACAAAAGCGAGAAGGAGAAAACGCCAGAGAAAAAGGATGAGCCAACAGAGATACCTTCATTTGCGTACCGGCTGCCTGTGCTCCTCTTTAGTCCAAAGTTTGACGCTAAAAGGCTAAAAGAGGCAGCTTCAAGGCCGGTGACCAAAATTTCAACTGTGTTTGAAATGGGTCTGATTGGGCGGAAAGTTAAAGACGAGGAACCAAAAGACTTTAATAGAGTAGCAAGGGGGTTCACTGTTCCTTAAGTTGCATCTAATGTTCAGTGCCCCgatgaaaatgtaaagacaAAAGAGTTCATGTTTAATGTACAGTGCAGAAATCTTAGCCACAGAAATTGTGTACAGGTGTGGTCAGTGTTAGTCTCTGTGTAAACTGAATGATGTTTGTGGCAGTGTTGTAGAATATGTGGCCGTTAATTTATACTTTACCGAATTCTTTGTGTTGCATTTGTGTGACTGGTTGCCTGGgtgttaaatgtatttgtggATTAGCTGAAAGGAGAGAGCGACATTTGTCTTAAGTCATTCAGAGGTCACATCAGATTAAAGCTTTTATGTTATAAGTAATTTCAGAGCTTCTCATTTGTTCCTTTCTTTACACGTTCAAAATAACTACTGACTGTTCTGTTAGTGATAGATTAGACAGCATGTTGGTTATTGTGGCGCTAAATGTATGTGACAGAGATTTATTAATATGCAGTGTGTGTCAAGAGAGTACATTTTACtgaaaacaataattttttaCAATAATAACTCAACTATAagcaaattattaataattaggtTGCTGTGTCtttataaatagataaaatagactaaatatattttctgacaGAGAAAATCTCAATTTCTCTTTAAGGATTgtgcaaaaaaacacttttattcaaAATGGTGCTACTTGCCTCAGGGTAAGACCTTTCACTAGTTAACGGATGCACATGTGGAGTGATATGATGGTTGAATTTATTTAAGTGTAAGTGGTTATGTTTTTACGAATGAACTTTCTTAAAGTCAcaatgaaataacattttagGAGCATCTAGATTCCTTTATGTGACCTTGGCAGGGGTGCAACACAGGGAAAGCTTGTCTTCCATGTCAGCAATAACAGCTTTAATGTGGCAATAGTGGATGTAATTAAGTGAACATGAAGATATTCTCTTTTGTCTATGATGCACTTTTCTAAATAGTTAAGGAGAGCATAACACCTAAATAAGCTGAGTAAAATACAAATGCTAAAGAAAACATTAGATTAGGAATTGAGTACAAAATCTTATAAAAATGAGATGGTAATGACAGGATAGACAATAATTTAAACATCGGGTGTGAGATGGTTCACGCTTCATTAGGGTTCGGTTTTGGTCACAACCCAAACTCAAGGGGCGCAACTACAGTTATTGTGTAGTTAATATTCCAAACTTCTTTCACAGTCTATGCGTAGTTTATGTAGAGAGAAGTAGACAAGAGTCCTAAATATTTCAAAAGTGTCAAGCAGTCGTCTTAGTGATTGATTTCATTGTGACTTGAAGGAGGCAGTTGAGCTTAAAACTTGTAGAAAAGGTGAATGATGAAGAGCAGCCTCGGTCGTGATGGAGGGCAATGTGATACAGAACTGTGGGTTTAAGGGTCAAGAGACATGGAGTGGTTTTACTGTGAAGCAGGGCGGGcaatgtatttttctatttttattttctaacttGATGGATTATGTCTGATCTGATTTCCATTGTGTGCAGGCGTTGTGGCTTAATCTAGTGAGTCTTTGACAATGTAAACCTTAGCAGGTAGATCTTCTGTGATTCCTTTGAATCAAAACCTGTTGACACTTTCAAATAAAATCACCAGGCAATGTTTTCCCTGTGCTTGTGTACTTCTTGTGAATCTGCAATGTTGAACACTGAGTTGGTAATATAACATGATATTTTATCCTTCTTGCTTCACTGCACATGAGCAGTCAAACATGAGCAGTCAATCCATGACTAGAGGAGTTTTTAACCATTTTCTGTGACAGTCAaataatattattgtataatatGACTGTTATAATGACAGACTCAACATCATCtctacataaaatgtgcagtgCATGACATGTGTCAGGCTGACATGAGTCAAAAAGAAAGATATGAATATAAATTATCTTTAGCGTCTTTAGCCTGTTGCACTGGTTCAATTAGATGCTACTgctgttttttaaacaaacctGTTGTctgtttaaatataataattttctCTTCTCGCCATTTTTGAGCCACAATTTCAGGTTGAAGATTAAAAGTTACAGGCTACATGCGCACTAGAAATAGGAAAGAACAAACTTATTCTGGAAACAAATGGGGAGAATTATGTTGGTGCCTGTTGTCAGtttaataagttatttaaaTGTAGTAAATAAAGTTAAAGGATTATGCTTAGCTTCActaaaacaaagataaacactCCTGTCACTTACCAGACTGTTTGTTCATAAATTCTCTTCCACTCTTGTCGTTCATGGGGATCTTGTCATATTTGCCGTGACCAGTGACGatgaatttaaactttttaccGGCTGCTGATCCCTgatgagaaaaaacacaaattcacattAATGATAATGTTTTATCCTGGCATTgacaatattatttttgttcaataaaataaatatttgactgTAAATTAGctaaataaattgataaaacaTAGGTTATATAGATATAAACTTAGTTAGTTATTATAAAAAGTTATGACATGGTTATCATGAATGAGAGCATGCATAATTATTACCTGATATTATTGGTCTGTTATTTCTTTAACTGTTACTTTAACTTTTCATATCATTTGTTTTAGATGTTAGAGTCTATTCTTACTTTTATAGTCAAATATTATTGAAATTACAATCCATATCATGTCAATATCATATCTAAGGCACTAGAGGCAGCGCTGAGGGAAAATGACAGAACTAATATAAGTGAAAAAGAAGATGTTTGATTTACCTTATTGGCTTTTTGACCTTCTGAAGAATCTCCGATGACCTCCCACATGTTCTTCTTCTGCATCACGTCTCCAGGCTTCACATCCTGAGGAGTCAATCAACAATCAAACAGGTTAGTATTCTGAGTCCTGCTGCCTGTTGACCAGGATGTAGTTTACTGTTGAACCATGTAGCTTTATACTGAGAGGTGTTTCAGTTACTTAGCCTACCCTGCTTGATATATATTGGCTGAACAAAATAATAGAAATCATGCACAGCCTTCCTTTGAAACTTCGAAcagtctttttatttattttttattttgttttctggaGTAGATCCTGATGCCAgatacataaacataaacaatttCAATTAAAACTTGTTCGAGTTAATTTTTCTGACCTAAATAGATTTCAAGTTGTTCCTAGACAGTCTTTTAGACAAATTTAAAACACTTAGGTAGATGTTTGCTGCTGATATGAGGGACGTCATGATtaagatatttgttttaaacaaagaaattaaaagaaaagttaCGGCAAATATATAACAGGCTGTTTCAACAGCTGATGTATCTTGCTTCTCCACAAGTGGGAAACCTCACATCACAAACCCACACCAAACATCACACAAGTCTTGTCGCAGTCAGCTGAGTTTCAGGACTCAGCTCCTGGGGTCAGCTCAGTGGAGCTAAAGGGCTTCATCCGGGACAGGTCACTATCATAGGGCCAGTAGACTGTTACCGGAGGAAAGTGAATGTTCGTGTTGTGTTGGTGACTTACTGTCGCTCTGCTGGACGACTGTCTGCTGCCATCAGAGGGGCCTTTGACCCACTGGGTGATCAGGTTGGCAACGCCCACTTTCAGACCATCAGTGTCCTGATTCAGAAATAACAGAATTGTCATGCTTTGTTCATCCTGTAAATGCTttggatgaaaacacaatttatctTTTAGATAACTGAACgtatttaatttcataaatgacaaaaaatgtgtttactcAACCAGATACTTCCATAGGAACTGTGTTGTTATTAACTTAGTAAAGGTTTTATaattacaaattaatttatattaacTAAACAATTCAATTTAATGTCACTAGAAAAGATTACTGTTATATAACCTCAACAGTTTTAAACTAAAAACAGTGCTCTGTAAACCAACTTAAAACATTGAGTTAAGCGCTGATTAACCTCACTAacacctctgtttgtttgtttgtttacctcaGAGAACTCCAGTtgaaacacatatatatatatatataacacataCAGTGAGACTCTCACATCTGCTCCCAGGATTTAAAGTAGACAGGTGACGCTGCAGCTCGGAGGTCGGCCAAACCGGCAAACATGATCCCCACAGGCTGACTGGTTTGTCTCTGCACAGACTGGTTGGCTACAGGTTCACGTTCTAACTATGTTGCAGCTGTTACAGCTGATTGGAGACagacttttcttatttttccactgtaaaatgtctgaaaactaCACCTGTGTTATATGTGTGTACATGATTCAGAATGTTTCCTGGAATTGTTAatccataaaaataaatatattataatatttaatgaGCAGGTCAATTATTTTGGAGAGGACGTGTCGGAGGATAATTCAGTTCCAGGTGAAAAAAAGCGAGCAATGAACACTGATAGAATCAAAAGCTCACATGGGAGAAGTTTGCCGTCAACACTATCTGCCAGAAAACTTTTATACATGCTACCATTGTAAAAGTGTCTTTTGACCCAAACTATCCTCTTTCCCTAAAACTGACCCACTAGTTTCCCTGCCTACACTTCTCATATGTAATCATTTTATATCTGATGGCACAATTTTCTGTAGAAAAATGAGAACATCCTGATGAAAATGTGTTCAGCGACATAACAAGCAAGGTCCATCTGCTCATTCTCCCTGTCTATATCTCTATGTGGAAAGATCCTCTTTGGGCTTCAGTTAGAGTTTGGTTTCAATCATTACACACAACAGTTATTAACATCTCTTCACACTGGTGTCACTGGGATGTCCATTGAAGTATTCATTCAGTATTTATGTTGGTGCCTGATTAAAGCCTTTTttctgatttacattttttacaacattttgTCTTATAAATGTGTCACAGCAACAGGCTCTTTATCAGTTGTTAACGTATATAATATGTTATTATTCAAGTCTGAAAAGGGCTTATATTAATCACTTTTAGgcagatgtgtatgtgtgtgttcacagattTTAAATTATTGTAATGGCATAATCTGTTGTAGAAAATCCCATCGACATTATGCcagtttattattcattttctaGTTACCATTCACCAGTTCATCACGTTGTCTGGGAAGTGATGGCATGCATTTGTGAAGCCACTAGGAGTCACTAAAGCATGACGGGTTTGGATCTTTCACTCCCGGGGCCACCAGGTTCATCATTTAGCACAGAACATTTTGTGTGAGAGCAGGAAGTAGTCACATCCCTGTAGGTTTTCTGACCTTGCAACTTGCTCCCTTGGCGGGACCCTGGCTCCAGGCCTCTCCGGCCTCAAACAGGTTCTTCTTGGAGGCGACGACCTCAGGTGAGCTGGGCAGGTCGGTCAGAGATGCCTTCACTGCTCGTGCCTCTTGTGAGTTCTGAAAAACAGGAAACCTGGATAAGTTCTGTGTAAACTAATGAAATCAgatgtgtggttgtttttctgCCCAGGAAGCACAATTCTGATGTGGTGTCTAACAAACAACACAGATTAAAACCACAGGAATTAAGAACAGTTTCCTGGTTGAAAAACATTATGCAAAGTTATTCAAGTCcaatataaacagtaaaactatttttttttaaagggaaccCTTGGTTTCAAAATTGGTCGTGTGCAGATGTgaaattaatgtttaatttctattttatttttgaattgcTTGTTTTACACTCCGATATAAAATGTTCTCTTATTCATGTTCTTAATTTAACGTTTGTGGCTGTAAATCTCCCTAAAAAATTAGGCTAATAAGCCAAAAGACTAAAAttccaaattaaaatgtaacttttGGGTTAGATTATGCATCATCTGCATCATCCAACTATTTCAATACCATCATTGCAGTATAACGCAATAAACACAAAAGTTAGTGTTTGTTCAGATTTCATTTAGTCAAAACGTCATAGTcatagtttaaaaaatatatatacatttatatataaaacatcgAAAAAAGATATTACTGTTTGATTAGGGTTTAAACAGTGCTTTACATAAATAACAGATTCACGGAGGATAAGCCTACTTTTACTGGAATTTATGTCGaaccagttttcttttttaaagtgtGTCATGAACACTTGTCAGAAATGAACCTCGGGTCATTAACTGTGCTGTTAATCATCCTGGGAACCGCTTGAGGCGAAGAGTAAAGACAGGGAACGGAAGAATGACAAAACAAAGTTCTGAACATCTGGTTATTCCCGTCATATATCTGTCCTGACACATGCTGAAGTGAAGAGCTGTGAAGTCATCGCCCAGGTGTTGATTCCAGCATAAAAAACGGGTCGGGGCTATTTCTGTACCCTGCTAGTTTAAAACAATGATGGGTCCCACGGTTCAAGTCAACTTCAGCAGCTTCTGATCACTGCAGGGTGTAGACAATTTAGTTCCAGAGATACACCAATCGATATATATCTTTAGATCTTTCATTTATCACACTGTCCAAACTGTAAATCTACTGTATTGCTCTATTCTGTTCTatccattttttttccacatggTTGCTGTAAAGGTAAACAATGTGAATCCTTTCCTACTGCCCAAAAGATGAACCCTCTGTTATTGACCCCATGAGCTCTCCTTCAATGCCATTTTCAGGACAAACTCTAATCTGTCGGACTCTaggaataaattaataatcCATGTCGTGTTTGTTTACTCCAACACGTTCACGTTCACGTGCCTGCAATAATAAGTGCAGCCTCCAGGGGGCACTGTCAGCATCACACATGGCTCCTTCTGAGGTGTTTGAGTGTGACTTCAgataaaaacaatgtgattgGACAGTGTAACAGGTGTGAATCAGGTGCCACAATAAGCCTGAACTCGTCCTGAATTCCTGTGCACTCCACTGAATGAGTCAAGTTGTTTGCTGATGAATGATGTAATACCAACCTGcagtggggaggaggggggcggggggggctgatgaaaatactcatcagctccatcaatgggccttttgtgtgtgagcactcctgtgtgtctgtctttgtggaGACTGGGGTGATGACATGTTTGGACAGTTAGGACATTTGGTCCAGTCTTCTGAGGACTATGGATTTCAAAAGCCAActgttgtgtagttgttttCTGTCAATAGATTTCTATTTAGTAAAAGGAAGTTCACAGTCAAAAGCAGGGGAACGATAAACTGTGACCATAGCCATGACCATcattttcgtgtgtgtgtgtgtgtgtgtgtgtgtgtgcgtgtgtgtgtgaactgaccTCCACAGCGT encodes the following:
- the prr33 gene encoding mucin-2, yielding MAVAYNAVTHPGLLSQQYPPPLLPKPGKDNIRLRKLLKRTAKKKASIQAVQSTTPFRSSLSPVNEASPDLEHSDHSTPPRTPETPSNLYGVQLAPRFTVRPLYQHVASPYPQRAAYGRAARFSPPTVAFPSYSQHVTSVFSYSSSAHLSGVSPALGPVVQPAVPNISVSPYFVPEKTVSPAEVKLTASTTFAETQAGLRPAAAAVTLHPKPKSPGLAPYSTAGIQALIRPLTVLTPFVKSRSPRPTFKATEPSRSPKPMFDVPQIRMYTASTSYYESSKTSPVYDTTELTAIGSTIPQIKIPTETIQDLTSISEVRRDTAQTPQPSVLGTDPQRKTPTSEINTVITPTLEIKRASPASDIKNATPIPEIKRATQTSGIKRATPTSEIKKNTPASEIKRATPTSEVRVAPTFEFQTSRTLTGRPKTPAYHMGRATTPVFEISKANPLLFAVSPIPVEPERSRTPKLASAVSKSTMNIEPRPTERILNGDIFSDVTPAAKPIQQSITRSKSEPSLIPEKNKTAPAGPETHQTHTSEPTTSAVTSDSCQRPKTPTFEASRLMTTSPGFKRPKTPTGLSSVAFQRPRTPTQGAHKSAYRGLTPAEYTAHGGIKTYSPAFGITGSKTSNEELVKVEKEESAVDKTLSQEPSVKEPSITEVSKVKDTPKDVDEPHLREVHVSTTPSIPIIVVSEASDTLGTMLTLETSTLSSQATIVQEETVIQQTPKTKPPKPDVKSLKKEETQVKKDIKPKTKTPETTGPLPKGGVQDPLKAVRKLLGIDKVQTVEKKAVTEAKGDVSEQKVKPVTAIATEAQSSKPSTAAPALPAKAPATASTESDEKGKDKTVVKTVLEKKESDETLLPAEPLLKVIQKPKGVKSKLSGWSRLKKHMVVEQEEPRFPENVSQKETTGQDQNKVKECEEKAKDGPDTQHTSQTAEAPKATVMWEAVLFQMFSTKENIMQQIELNKSEKEKTPEKKDEPTEIPSFAYRLPVLLFSPKFDAKRLKEAASRPVTKISTVFEMGLIGRKVKDEEPKDFNRVARGFTVP